GGTGAATGGCGGCGACGGGCCGGGAGAACACCCCAGCCAGGCGTTGCTGGACCTGTACACCATACTTACCGAGTTTTCCCGGCTGGGAAAATTGCTGGACGGCGCGCACATCGCGATGGTCGGCGACCTGAAATACGGCCGCACCGTGCATTCGCTGATAAAGCTGCTGGCGCTGTACCGCGGCGTCAAGTTCACGCTGATTTCGCCGCCGGGGCTGGAAATGCCTGCCTACATCGTCGAGCAGGCCGCCAAGCACGACAACGTGATCGAACAGAAGCAGTCGCTGGACGGCCTGCAGGGCGCGGACGTCATCTATGCGACGCGGGTGCAGAAAGAGCGTTTCGCCGATGAGGCACAGGAAGGCTACACCCCCGACTTCCAGATCAATCGCGCAATCATCGATACCTATTGCGGCCCCGATACCATCGTCATGCATCCGCTGCCGCGCGACAGCCGGCCGGGCGCGAACGACCTGAGCGTGGACCTGAACCACGATCCGCGCCTGGCGATATTCCGGCAGACGGATAACGGCATCCCCATCCGTATGGCGATCTTCGCGGTGCTGCTGGGGGTGGAAGGCCTGGTGCAGCATTCCATGCGGGACGTGACGTGGCGCCATCCCTCGCACGTCGGGCCGGACGACTCCGCCTTCCACGGGCTGGATTGACCGTCCTGGCGAGCCGCGCCATCCGATAACGGGATGGCGCGCTTCATCGCGCATCGGCCTGCTGGCATCAGCCGCGTTTTTCGCCGCCCAGGGCCTCGACCAGCTCGGCCATCAGCTTGGCCAGCTCGCCTGTCATCAGCGCCATGTCGCTGTCGAATTTCTCGTCGTCGTTCTGGGCCATGCTGTCGGTGTTTTCCTTCAGCACGTCCAGCGGGGCCACGCGCTTGACGTCCAGCGACTCGGTCAGCACGAAGGACACACGGTCGGCCCACGTCATCGCCAGCCGCGTGCATTGCTTGCCCGACTGGATGTGGCGGCGTACGTCGTCCGCGTCGATGGTGTGCTTGACGTAGCGGATGGCAGCGCGGCTTTCGCCCGAGGCCCGCAGTTCCGTATCCTGATCGATGCTGAAGTTGGCGGGCGCTTCGTCTTCCGCCAGCCAACCCGTCATCGCCGCCGCCGGCGATTGCGCGACGTACAGGCTTTCCAGGGGGAATGGATCGATGGATTTCGCCAGCAGGCCCAGGACCTCGTCGGCCTTGGCCGACGCCGCGGCGTCCACGACCAGCCATCGGTTGACGGGGTCGATCCAGACACGGGTGTCGCGGTAGATGCTGAAGGCCTTGGGAAGCAGTTCGTCCGTGACGCGCTCCTTGATTTCCTTCATCTGCTTGCGGCCCGGCTTGTAGCCCTGCTGCTCCTCGATTTCCTGCGCGCGCGCCTTGGCGACCTGGTTGACGACCGTGGCCGGCAGAAGCTTCTTTTCCGCCCGCAGCGTCAACAGCATCTGTCCGTTGACCGTATGCACCAGTCCGCCGTTCTCACGGGACGGTATCCAGCCCAGGCTTTGCATTTCCAGGGTGTTGCCGCCCTGGTAGGCGAATTTCGCCAGCGCGTCTTCGAGCTGTTCGTCCTTCATCGCCCAGGACGGGGAAAGGCGGTAAATCTTCAGATTCTTGAACCACATATGCGTCGGGCAAAAGCGTGGATTCTATACGACCCGTCGCTACTGGCGCTTGGCCGGGATGCATCGGCCATACGCCGGCCCGGGGAGGCCGATACGCGGGACACGTTCTGTCACGGACAGCCGTTCTGCTCTGGAGTATCTTCCGCCGCAGCGCCGAGCTGCGGCCGCGAATCTACAACAGAACCGGGAGGCTTATATGAAACCTGTCACCTTCATCGGCGCCATCTTGATCGTCCTTGGGGTAGTCGCGCTGGTCTATCAAGGGTTCAGCTACAAGTCCGAGGACACCATCGTGCAGGTCGGCTCCGTCAAGGCGACCGCCGAGACCACCAAGTCCGTGCCCATCCCGCAATGGGCCGGAATTGCCGCCATCGTGGTCGGCGTGGTGGCGATCGGCGTCGGCATGCGTCGCTGACCGCGGGTGCGCCGCGTCGCCGCGCGGCGCACCGCTGGCCCCTGGGCACTTGGCGCCTGGCCTGAGTGCGGCCCGCTTGCGTCCCGCGCCAGGCATGTGGATTGCATTTGCCCGCACGTTGGCATTGCAAGGAGCCACCTTATGGCACAGACCGACGCCCGCGTACTCGGGGTAGCGATCACGCATCCCGATCGGCAGCTGTTCAGCGATCCCGTTATCACCAAACTCGATCTGGCGCGCTACTACGAATCGGTCGCGAGCAGCATCATGCCCCATCTCGCGAATCGCCGGGTGGCCTTGCTGCGCTGCCCCGAGGGCACGTCAGGCGAGTGTTTTTTCCAGAAGCACATGAGCGACCACCTACCGTCCGGCGTGGCGACCGATGGCGATATGCTGGTCATCCGGGATATCGGCGGCGTGATCGGCCTGGTGCAGCGTGGCGTGATCGAATTCCACACCTGGGGCGCGAAGCTTCCGGGGTCGGACAAGCCCGACAGGCTGACCTTCGACCTGGATCCCGATCCACACACGGGCTGGCGGGACATGGCGCGGGCAACGCGCGTGGTCCGCGACCGGCTGGAAGCCTTGGGACTGCAGCCCTTCCTTAAGACCACGGGCGGCAAGGGCCTGCACGTGGTGGTGCCGATACGCGCCACCCTGGGGTGGGACGACGTGCGTGGTTTCTGCAAGGCCATCGCGCAGCAACTCGAACATGACGCGCCGGATGTCTTCGTCGCCAACATGGCCAAGGCCAAGCGGCAGGGACACATTTTCGTGGATTACCTGCGCAACAGCGATGGGGCCACCGCGGTGGCCGCGTTTTCGGTGCGCGCACGTGACGGCGCACCGGTTTCGATGCCGGTTGCCTGGGACGTGTTGGACGGCGACGAGGATCCGCGAGGGCCCGCGTTCAACGTGCGCAACGTGCGGGCGCGTATCGACGCATGGCGTGAGGACCCCTGGGCCGGGTATGCGGCTGCGCGCAAGACCCTGACGGCGGCGATGCGCCGTGAGGTGGCCGCGCATGCGCATGACGAAGACGCCTAGCCGCGGGTAGCCGCACACGAAGGGAATTTTCGCGCCCGGTATGGCAGAAAAAAAAACGGCCCGACTTCGAAAGTCGGGCCGGTACGGGAGCACACGATGTCGCGCTGTTTAAGGCTCGCGGGGAGCGCGGCATCGGTGTCAGAATGCGACCCTGCAACCGCCGGACAGGGGGATCGATCGTCCGGAGATCGTGCGCAAGGCCGTGATCTGAGTGGCCAGTCTATTCGCCAGGCTCTGACATCGTCCTGAATCGAATCCGTGTCGCCGCAACGTGCGTTCAACGCCTCTACGAAAGGTGCCTGCGGAAAAAAAAGCTCCCATATGGGAGCTTTGTAAAAGGCCGGTCGGGTGCAGCGTCCCGGCCGGCAGGGGCCATGCGGACTCAGTAGTCCTTGTTCAGGTCGACGTCCTTGGTTTCGCGGACGAACAGGACGCCGATGATCAGCGTCATCACGGCGATGATGATGGGGTACCAGAGGCCGTCGTAAATGTTCCCCGTGGCCGCCACGATGGCGAAGGCCAGTGGGGGCAGGAACCCGCCGAACCAGCCGTTCCCGATGTGGTACGGCAGGCTCATCGACGTATAGCGGATGCGGGTCGGGAACATTTCGACCAGCATGGCCGCGATCGGTCCGTAGACCATGGTGACGTAGATCACCAGTATGGTCAGCAGCACCACCACCATGACGTTGTTGGATTGCGCGGGATCGGCCTTGGCGGGGTAGCCGTGGCCGCGGATCGCCGATGTCAGCGATTTATCCAGTTCGGCGGTGCGCGTCTTGAAGTCGGCCGGCGCGAGCGTCTTGCCTTCGAAGGACTGGAATTCGTCCTTGCCGATGCGCACCTTGGCCACCGAACCCGCGGGCGCGGCCTCGTTCTGGTAGTTCACCGAGTTGCGCGCCATGAACGACTTGACGATGTCGCAACTGCTGGTGAACGACGAAGTGCCAACCGGATTGAACTGGAAGGAGCAGGTAGCCGGGTCCGCGATCACCGTCACGGGCGCGGACGCCTGGGCTTTTTCCAGCGCGGGATTGGCGAAGTGCGTCAGGCCCTGGAAGATCGGAAAGTACGTGACCGCGGCGATCAGGCAGCCCGCCATGATGATGGGCTTGCGGCCGATCCGATCGGACAACGCACCGAAGATGACGAAGAACGGCGTACCGATCAACAAGGCCACGGCAATCATGATGTTGGCCGTATTGGCGTCCACCTTCAGCGTCTGCGTCAGGAAAAACAGCGCGTAGAACTGGCCGGTGTACCAGACCACTGCCTGGCCCGCCGTCAGCCCCAGCAACGCCAGGATCACGATCTTCAGGTTCTTCCACTGGCCGAACGATTCGCTGATCGGCGCCTTGGAACCCTTGCCTTCTTCCTTCATGCGCTGGAAGGTGGGCGATTCGCTGAGCTGCAGCCGGATCCACACGGAGATCGCCAGCAGCACGAAGGACAGCAGGAACGGCGCGCGCCACCAGCCCCAGGCATCGCGGAAGGCGTCTTCGCCCGAGTACGAGCGCACGCCCAGGATCACCAGCAGGGACAGGAACAGGCCCAGCGTCGCCGTAGTCTGGATCCAGCTGGTGTAGAAGCCGCGACGGCCCATGGGCGCGTGCTCGGCCACGTAGGTCGCGGCGCCGCCGTATTCGCCACCCAGCGCCAGGCCTTGCAGCAGCCGCAGCACGATCAGCAGCGCCGGCGCGGCGATGCCTATCGAGCCATAAGTGGGCAGGATGCCGACCAGGAAGGTGGACAAGCCCATGATGACGATGGTGACAAGGAAGGTGTACTTGCGCCCGACCAGGTCGCCCAGGCGCCCGAATACCAGCGCGCCGAACGGCCGCACCGCAAAGCCCGCCGCGAAGGCCAGCAGCGCGAAAATGAAGCCAGCGGTGGGGTTGACGCCCGAGAAGAAGTGCAGGGCGATGATGGGAGCGAGCGAGCCGTACAGGTAGAAGTCGTACCACTCGAAAACGGTACCCAGCGAAGACGCGAAGATCACCTTGCGTTCATTGCGGGTCATGGGAGTCGAGGCCGCAACGGCGCCCGGACGCGGCATGGATGCTGTGCTCATGATGTCTCCTCAGGGATGGCCGGCGCTGTCCGCCGTGCTCGGTATGTGCAGACTCGCCCGCGGGAGCGGGGAGGCTGAACGCCACGGTAGGGAAGAAGTCTGACGAGGGTCTGACGTTTGGCTGACGCGCAGCGCTATTTATGTTTCTGTTTGTAAATTATGCGGGAACCGTATGGCGACCTTCAGTCCGCGTTGCGTGCTGCCCGGGGTGGGGTGGTCCATCAGTTGCACCGTGGCGCCATGCTTCTGCGCGATTTCGCGCACGATGGCCAGGCCCAGGCCGCTGCCTTCCGCCGCGGTCCCCAGCACCCGATAGAAGCGGTCGAACACGCGTTCGCGCTCCGCGCTGGGGATGCCTGGGCCTGAGTCCTCGACTTCGAGCAGCGCCCCGCCGGGTATGGCGCATACGCGCACGGTGACGCGGCCGCCGGCGGGCGTGTAGCGCAGCGCGTTGTCGATCAGGTTATTGAGCAGCTCGGCGAGCAGGATGGCGTTGCCCGCGATGGCGGCCGGCTGGCCGGCTTCCTCGAATCCCAGGTCGATGCCGATGTTCAGGGCCTGCGGCGCCCACTGCGTGGTTTGTTCGCAGGCCAGCACATTGAGGTCCACCGATGCCATGCCCACGGTGGCCGGGTTTTCGGCGCGCGCCAGCAGCAACAATTGATTGACCAGCCGCGTGGCGCGTTCCGAGCCCGCCACCAGCTGTCTCAAGCTGGCCTGCATTTCGTCCGCGCTGGCGTCGCGCAGCGCCAGTTCCGCCTGGGTGCGCAAGCCCGCGAGCGGAGTCTTCAACTGATGCGCGGCATCGGCCACGAAGCGGCGCTGCGTCTGCACCGTCGCCGATAGCCGTTCCAGCAAATCGTTGATCGCCGCGACCAGGGGGGCGATCTCGCTGGGCGTGGCCCGTTCGTCGATGGGCGACAGATCGTCCGGCCGGCGCGCCCGCAGCCGCTGTTGCAGGGCGTTCAAGGGCGCGACGCCGCGCGTCAGGCCGAACCACACCAGCAATACGGCGATGGGCAGCACGACGAATTGCGGAATGATCACGCCCTTGATGATGTCGTTGGCCAGTTGCGCGCGCCGTTCCGAGGTTTCCGCGACAATCACCAGCGCCGGCGTGGCGTCCGGCGCGGTGGCGTCCACGCGGGTATAGGCCAGCCGGATGGCGAAGCCGCGCAGCGTGCTGTCCTCATAGCGTATGGCGCCTGGCGCGACCACGTCGGCGCCCTTGGGCAGGGGTAGTTCGCGGTCGCCCCCCAGATACTGGCCATGTCCGCCGAGCACCAGCCAGAACACGCTATCGGTTTCGTCCGTGCGCAGCATGCCGCGCACGGGCTCGCTGATGTCGAGCTGCGGCTTGCCGTCGACGATATGGACGTTGCGCGCCAGCACGCGGAGGTGGCTGGCGAGCGCGCGGTCGTAGGGGACATCGGCGATATTCTGCGCCACGACGTAGGTGATGGCCACGCTCATGGGCCACAACAGGAAGAGCGGCGCCAGCATCCAGTCGAGGATCTCGCCCAGCAGGGAACGCCGGGGCAGGGCGATCGAGGGCCCGCGCGTGCCGTTGCGCAGGACGTCCAGGGCTTCCTGGTTCAGCGGCGCGACCTTGTGCGGTTCAGTGCGCCAGCTCGGCCGTGCCATGGTCGCGTTCCAGGCAATAGCCAAGACCGCGTACGGTCATGATGCGCACGCCCGTGGGTTCCAGCTTCTTGCGCAGGCGATGGACATACACTTCGATGGCATTGGTGCTGACTTCATCGCCCCATTCGCAGAGGTGGTCGACCAGCTGGTTCTTGCTGACCATGCGCCCGCTGCGCATCAACAGGATTTCGAGCAGGCCGATTTCGCGCGCGGACAGGTCCAGCGGCTGTTCGTCCGCCGACGCTACCCGGCCCGCCTGGTCGAACACCAGGCGTCCGTGGCGGATCAGGCTCGCGCCGCCACCGGCGCCGCGCCGGGTCAGGGCCCGTACCCGTGCCTCCAGTTCGGACAGGGCGAAGGGCTTGGCCATATAGTCGTCGGCGCCCAGGTCCAGCCCCTTGACGCGCTGCTCTATGCTGTCGGCGGCGGTTAGAATGAGCACGGGCAGATGCGCATTGCGAGCCCGCAGGCGTCGCAGGACTTCCAGTCCCGTCAGCTGCGGCAGGCCGAGGTCCAGGATCAGCAGGTCGAAGGCCTGGGCGGTCAGTGCCAGGTCCGCCGCCATGCCGTCGCGAACGGCGTCGACGGCGTAGCCGCTGTGCCGCAACGAACGGGAAAGACCGTCGGCCAGGATGCTGTCGTCTTCGGCGATCAGTATGCGCATGTCTCGTCTCCTGCGCGGATTCTGTCATGTCCCCCGAGCCTTGCCCAGACGGGGTTAACGCGTGATCGGGCGGCGGCGTGCGGAAAGCGCGCAAGAATTTGTCATACTGTTTATTTATACAGTATACTCGGATGCCATAATCCCCCAGCATCTTCGCACCAGACAATCACCAGACAATCGCTAGAACGTCAGACAGGACACTACATGGACGATAAAACCAGCAAGGCAGCCGCCTCGGAAAAAGCCAAGGCGCTCGCCGCCGCGCTATCGCAGATCGAAAAGCAGTTCGGCAAGGGCTCGATCATGCGGTATGGCGACAACGAGGTCGAGCACGACATCCAGGTGGTGTCCACGGGTTCGCTGGGCCTGGACATCGCGCTGGGCGTCGGCGGCCTGCCGCGCGGTCGCGTCGTCGAAATCTACGGCCCGGAATCCTCGGGCAAGACCACGCTGACCCTGCAGGTCATCGCCGAAATGCAGAAGATCGGCGGCACCTGCGCCTTCGTCGACGCGGAACACGCCCTGGACGTGCAGTACGCCGCCAAGCTCGGCGTCAACCTGACCGACCTGCTGATTTCCCAACCCGACACCGGCGAGCAGGCACTGGAAATCACCGACGCCCTGGTCCGCTCGGGCTCGGTGGACCTGATCGTCATCGACTCGGTCGCCGCACTGGTGCCGAAGGCCGAAATCGAAGGCGAAATGGGCGATTCCCTGCCGGGCCTGCAGGCCCGCCTGATGAGCCAGGCGCTGCGCAAGCTGACCGCCACCATCAAGCGCACCAACTGCATGGTCATCTTCATCAACCAGATCCGGATGAAGATCGGCGTCATGTTCGGCAACCCGGAAACCACCACCGGCGGTAACGCGCTCAAGTTCTATTCCTCGGTCCGGCTGGATATCCGCCGCATCGGCTCCATCAAGAAGGGCGAGGAAGTCATCGGCAATGAAACCCGCGTCAAGGTCGTCAAGAACAAGGTGTCGCCGCCTTTCAAGCAGGCCGAATTCGACATCATGTATGGCAGCGGCATCTCGCGCGAAGGCGAAATCATCGACCTCGGGGTGCAGGCCGGCATCGTCGACAAGTCCGGCGCCTGGTACAGCTACAACGGCGACCGCATCGGGCAGGGCAAGGACAATGTCCGCGAGTACCTGAAGGAACACCGCGACATGGCGCTGGAAATTGAAAATCGCATCCGCGAAAACCAGGGCATCGTCAGCCGTGCCAACACGTTCGCCGCGAGCGAAGCCGAAGAGGACTAAGTCGCCATGGGCGACCGTGTAGCGGAAAAGCGAGGGCCTTCACTGAAGGCTCGCGCGGTCGCCTATCTATCGCGTCGCGAATACGCCCGCGCCGAGCTTGCGCGCAAGCTCGGCGCGCATACCGAAGATCCGACGGCGCTGGACGCCTTGCTGGACGACCTGGAACGCGAAGGCTGGTTGTCCACCCGGCGCTTTGCCGAAAGTTTGGTGCATCGCCGCGCCGAACGCCAGGGGGCGGCGCGCATCGTCCAGGAACTGCGCCAGCACGGCGTGGATGAAGCCCAGATCGGCGAACTGCGCGATGGCCTGAAGGCGACGGAATACGAACGCGCGCTGGCGGTGTGGAACAAGCGCTACGGCGAGCGGCCCGCCGACCGTGCCGCCTACGCCAAACAGGCGCGCTTCCTGGCAGCGCGCGGCTTCGCGCATGACGTCATTCACCGCGTCCTGGGTGATGATCGTGACGACGATTGAGCCGGTGCATGGCCGGCTGATTTGATTCCGGCCAGGGTGCGGAAACACACATCCCTGGCGATGGTCAGGAAATCCTTGATGAACGGCGCGTCCGCGTCCTCGTTGCGTATGGCTGCGTAAAGCGTGCGCCATACGCCCTGCGGACCCAGGCGGCACACCTTCAACCAACCCTGTCCCAGGTATTCCGTCAAGGCCCAATTCGGCAATGCGGCCACGCCGCGATTGCTGGCGACCAGTTGCGCGATGATGGGCGTCAGTTCCGCCTTGCGTATCGTGGCGGGCTCGACGTCGGCAGGATCGAGAAACGCGGTAAAGACATCGAGGCGCTGGCGGTCGACCGGATAGGTGATCAGCGTCTGGTCCGCCAGCTGCTCGGGCTGGACGTAGCGCTGGCTCGCGAGCGGATTCGCTTCCGACACCGCCAGCACCAGCTCGTAGCCGAACAGCGGCACGTATTCGATGGCTTCCAGCGTTTGCGGATCCGAGGTGATCACCAGATCCAGATCGCCGCGCAGCAAGGCCGGAAAGGGCGCGAAGGAAAACGCGGCGGACAGGTCCAGGGCGACTTCAGGCCACTGGACGCGGAATGCGTCCATGGCGGGCATCAGCCACTGGAAACAGGAATGGCATTCGATCGCCAGGTGCAGGCGGCCCGTACGTCCCGCCGCCAGGCGCTGCAGTTCGCGCTCGGTGGCACGCAGCCTGGGCAGGATGTCGTCCGCCAGCGCCAGCACGCGCAGTCCGGCAGTCGTCAGGCGGGCCGGCCGCGTCCTGCGGTTCAACAGCGGCGTTCCCAGGCGGGATTCCAGTTCGCGCAATTGATGCGACAGGGCGGATTGCGTCAGGTGCAGCCGTTCGGCGGCCTCCTGCAGGCTACCTCCATCGCGGATGGCGGCGAGGGTTTCAAGATGGCGTATTTCGAGCATGGCAGTGCCAGGGATGGAGGGGCACCGAGGGTGCACTTCTGTATTCTATATGAATGTTGTTCAAGGAATCGATGCAAACATTGATTTTGATTCACGCAGAAACGCGCGCACAATGGCCGGACTTGAACAATTTTTGTTGGATCTTTCATTTCCATGACTACGATTCATAATCTTGGCTTTCCGCGCATCGGTGCGCAACGGGAACTGAAGCGCGCGGTGGAGGCCTATTGGGCCGGCAAGTCGTCGCTGGCGGAACTCGAGGAAACCGGCCGGGCCTTGCGCGCGCGGCATTGGCAGGTCCAGGCGGACGCGGGCGTGCACCTGATTCCGGTAGGCGATTTCGCGTGGTATGACCATGTACTGGAATGGACCACGCTGCTGGGCGCCGTGCCGGCACGTTTCGGTCAGCAGGACGCCGCCCCGGTCACCCTGGATACCCTGTTCCGCATGGGGCGGGGCCGTGCGCCGACCGGAACGCCGGCCGCCGCCTGCGAAATGACCAAGTGGTTCGATACCAACTACCATTACATCGTTCCGGAGCTGACGCCGGCGCAGACTTTCCGGATCGCCCGCGAATCCCTGTTCGAACAGATCCGCGAAGCCCAGCAGGCCGGTCATCGCGTCAAGCCGGTCATACCTGGCCCGCTGACCTGGCTGTGGCTGGGCAAGGGGGACGCGTACACCGGCCCGGGCGACGTCGCCAAGCTGGATCTGCTGGCGGGACTGATCCCGGTCTATATCGAAGTGCTGCGCCGTATCGCCGAACTGGGCGTGGAGTGGGTACAGATCGACGAGCCCATCCTGGCGCTGGACCTGCCGACCGCCTGGCGCGATGCGTATGCGTCCAGCTATGCGCGCCTGTCGGGCGGTGCCTTGAAGCTGCTGGTGGCGACCTATTTCGACGGCCTCCAGGACAACCTGGCCACGGCTGCCGCATTGCCGGTCGCCGGCCTGCATGTGGATCTGGTGCGCGCGCCGGAACAACTCGCACCGCTAATCGATGTCATCGGCTCGAAGATACTCTCGGCCGGGATCGTCAATGGGCGCAACATCTGGCGCACCGACCTGGATCTGGCGCTGAAGTCCCTGGCGCCCGCCAAGGCCGCCTTGGGCGAGCGTCTGTGGATTGCGCCGTCCTGCTCGCTGCTGCACGTGCCGGTGGATCTTGCCCATGAAACCGAATTGGACGACGAGCTGAAAAGCTGGCTGTCTTTCGCCGTGCAGAAGTTGGACGAGGTCCGCACGCTGGCGCTCGCCCTGGACGGCAGCCAGGAACCGGCGGTGCAGGAAGCCCTGCGGCTGCAACGTGCCGCGCTGGCCGATCGGGCGCGTTCGCCGCGCATCCATAATCCGGCCGTCGCCAAGCGCATGGCTGGTGCCGCGCAGGTGCAACGCGATCGGGCGCCGTTCCCGCAGCGCATCGTTCATCAGCAGGAAAAGCTGCGACTCCCGGCGTTTCCCACCACCACAATCGGCTCCTTCCCGCAGACCGCGGAAATCCGCGCGTTGCGGCGCGACTGGAAAGCCGGGGCCCTGGGCGATTCCGCCTATGAGACGGCGATCCGCAAGGAAATCGAGTCCGTCATCCGCTTCCAGGAGAGGGTCGGCCTGGACGTGCTGGTGCACGGCGAGCCCGAGCGCAACGACATGGTGGAGTACTTCGGCGAATTGCTGGCGGGCTTCGCCTTCACCCGTAACGGGTGGGTACAGAGCTACGGATCGCGCTGCGTCAAGCCGCCCATCATTTTCGGCGACGTCGCGCGCCCGGCGCCCATGACGGTGGCCTGGTCGTCCTACGCGCAATCGCTGACGGACAAGCCGGTAAAGGGGATGTTGACCGGGCCGGTGACCATCCTGCAATGGTCGTTCGTGCGCGACGACCAGCCCCGCGAACAGACCTGCCGGCAACTGGCGCTGGCCTTGCGTGACGAGGTCGTCGACCTGGAAAAGGCCGGCATACGCGTCATCCAGATCGATGAACCGGCGATCCGGGAAGGCCTGCCGCTGCGGCGCGCCGACTGGCAGGCCTACCTGGACTGGGCGGTGGACTGCTTCCGCCTGTCCACCGGCGGGGTGCAGGAGGACACGCAGATCCATACGCATATGTGCTATGCGGAGTTCAACGACATTATCGAATCCATCGCCGCGATGGACGCCGACGTCATCACCATCGAAACCTCCCGTTCCAATATGGAGCTGCTCAAGGCCTTCGAGGAATTCCGCTATCCGAACGATATCGGCCCGGGGGTCTATGACATCCATTCGCCCAATGTGCCGGACGTCGACTGGATGGTCGGCCTGATGCGCAAGGCCGGGGGCCGGCTCCCCAAGGAAAGGTTGTGGGTGAATCCGGATTGTGGCCTGAAGACCCGCGCCTGGCCGGAAACCGAAGCCGCGCTGGTCAGCATGGTGGACGCCGCGCGGCAGTTGCGCGCGCAGGCCTGATACCAC
This genomic interval from Bordetella genomosp. 8 contains the following:
- a CDS encoding LysR family transcriptional regulator; this translates as MLEIRHLETLAAIRDGGSLQEAAERLHLTQSALSHQLRELESRLGTPLLNRRTRPARLTTAGLRVLALADDILPRLRATERELQRLAAGRTGRLHLAIECHSCFQWLMPAMDAFRVQWPEVALDLSAAFSFAPFPALLRGDLDLVITSDPQTLEAIEYVPLFGYELVLAVSEANPLASQRYVQPEQLADQTLITYPVDRQRLDVFTAFLDPADVEPATIRKAELTPIIAQLVASNRGVAALPNWALTEYLGQGWLKVCRLGPQGVWRTLYAAIRNEDADAPFIKDFLTIARDVCFRTLAGIKSAGHAPAQSSSRSSPRTR
- the metE gene encoding 5-methyltetrahydropteroyltriglutamate--homocysteine S-methyltransferase, with the translated sequence MTTIHNLGFPRIGAQRELKRAVEAYWAGKSSLAELEETGRALRARHWQVQADAGVHLIPVGDFAWYDHVLEWTTLLGAVPARFGQQDAAPVTLDTLFRMGRGRAPTGTPAAACEMTKWFDTNYHYIVPELTPAQTFRIARESLFEQIREAQQAGHRVKPVIPGPLTWLWLGKGDAYTGPGDVAKLDLLAGLIPVYIEVLRRIAELGVEWVQIDEPILALDLPTAWRDAYASSYARLSGGALKLLVATYFDGLQDNLATAAALPVAGLHVDLVRAPEQLAPLIDVIGSKILSAGIVNGRNIWRTDLDLALKSLAPAKAALGERLWIAPSCSLLHVPVDLAHETELDDELKSWLSFAVQKLDEVRTLALALDGSQEPAVQEALRLQRAALADRARSPRIHNPAVAKRMAGAAQVQRDRAPFPQRIVHQQEKLRLPAFPTTTIGSFPQTAEIRALRRDWKAGALGDSAYETAIRKEIESVIRFQERVGLDVLVHGEPERNDMVEYFGELLAGFAFTRNGWVQSYGSRCVKPPIIFGDVARPAPMTVAWSSYAQSLTDKPVKGMLTGPVTILQWSFVRDDQPREQTCRQLALALRDEVVDLEKAGIRVIQIDEPAIREGLPLRRADWQAYLDWAVDCFRLSTGGVQEDTQIHTHMCYAEFNDIIESIAAMDADVITIETSRSNMELLKAFEEFRYPNDIGPGVYDIHSPNVPDVDWMVGLMRKAGGRLPKERLWVNPDCGLKTRAWPETEAALVSMVDAARQLRAQA